Proteins from a genomic interval of Candidatus Desulfofervidus auxilii:
- a CDS encoding caspase family protein, producing MKNLLFFLIIFILLGCAPKMITLKLGAQPSYVNEQIEKKFLPIPVLIDIRAPNSLPARQKELVPLPTSTIYQYSLKLILEKVFQDVIYNSFVKPEKQIGQFCEIEVNVPVARLEYTGNSAIFYLETNAIFRDQRGNIVEMANLTSTTQSTFDGKTIPKAVWDAAYQVANEFVNTLFHSAKIRQIGQTKRVTVHKKESLAIGYGSSLLEQNRTIERKPISTLPQLPQYDNYIALIVGVSHYKNIAHLPYPEKDIELMKEVVTKIMGVKKKNLYVIKNPTKAEIIVHIKKITRLANNYKNPKVIFYFSGHGTTYTEKEGKGEGYLLPIEADPEDIPTTALALAEVEKLLGEVKGEKVVIIDACFSGKGKSILPAGKPFIGIKKITPKIEYTTILLSSEENEISTYIKDKGISTFTYALYEMMAKYGPVLDENKNGWLEVKEIAKKLIDFTDDYAIRFANKHQHPVIRGYLDISLAQCP from the coding sequence GTGAAAAATTTATTATTTTTTTTAATTATTTTTATTCTTTTAGGTTGTGCACCCAAAATGATAACATTAAAGTTGGGTGCACAACCATCTTATGTAAATGAGCAAATTGAAAAAAAATTTTTGCCTATCCCTGTTTTGATAGACATTCGGGCACCTAATAGCTTGCCTGCCAGACAAAAAGAACTTGTTCCTCTCCCTACTTCAACAATTTATCAATATTCACTGAAATTAATTTTAGAAAAAGTATTTCAAGATGTTATTTATAATTCATTTGTTAAACCTGAAAAACAAATTGGGCAATTTTGTGAAATTGAAGTCAATGTTCCTGTAGCAAGATTAGAATACACAGGAAACAGTGCGATATTTTATTTAGAAACTAATGCTATATTTCGGGATCAAAGAGGTAATATTGTGGAAATGGCTAATTTGACAAGTACAACACAAAGTACATTTGATGGAAAAACTATACCTAAAGCTGTTTGGGACGCAGCTTATCAAGTCGCTAATGAATTTGTAAATACGCTTTTTCATTCTGCAAAAATAAGACAGATTGGTCAAACTAAAAGAGTCACTGTTCATAAAAAAGAATCTTTAGCTATTGGTTATGGATCTTCACTTCTGGAACAAAACAGAACCATTGAAAGAAAACCTATTTCAACCCTTCCCCAACTTCCTCAATATGATAACTATATTGCCCTTATTGTAGGTGTCTCTCATTATAAAAACATTGCTCATTTACCTTATCCTGAAAAAGATATTGAGTTGATGAAAGAAGTGGTTACAAAAATAATGGGTGTAAAAAAGAAAAATCTTTATGTGATTAAAAATCCTACTAAAGCAGAAATCATTGTTCATATTAAAAAAATCACTCGTTTGGCAAACAATTATAAAAATCCTAAAGTCATATTTTATTTTTCTGGTCATGGCACAACCTATACAGAAAAAGAAGGTAAGGGAGAAGGATATCTATTGCCTATAGAGGCAGACCCAGAAGATATTCCTACAACAGCTTTAGCTTTGGCTGAAGTAGAAAAACTTTTAGGAGAAGTAAAAGGAGAAAAAGTAGTTATTATAGATGCTTGCTTTTCTGGAAAAGGAAAAAGTATTCTTCCTGCTGGTAAGCCATTTATTGGCATAAAAAAGATTACCCCAAAAATTGAATACACAACAATATTGCTTTCTTCTGAAGAAAATGAAATTAGCACATATATTAAAGATAAAGGTATTTCTACTTTTACTTATGCCCTTTATGAAATGATGGCTAAATATGGGCCAGTGCTTGATGAAAATAAGAATGGATGGCTTGAAGTAAAAGAAATAGCTAAAAAATTAATAGATTTTACAGATGATTATGCTATTCGTTTTGCAAATAAACATCAGCATCCAGTAATTAGAGGTTATCTTGATATTTCTCTTGCTCAGTGTCCATAG